In one window of Cellulophaga sp. HaHa_2_95 DNA:
- a CDS encoding DUF6702 family protein encodes MKPLKKLFLIVLFPLLAFTAAHKFYVTVTNIAYSEKDKALQITSRIFIDDLEKTLNERYGIKGRMATENELKDIEVYIEKYIRSKFILTINQEQQEYKFIGKKYDNDIVVVYLEIPKVNYAKIKSIAATNEVLVDMFEEQQNVVHFKFPGKKKSFVLTRENNKGMLNLD; translated from the coding sequence ATGAAACCACTGAAGAAACTTTTTTTAATTGTACTATTCCCCTTATTAGCATTTACAGCTGCACATAAATTTTATGTCACCGTGACCAATATTGCCTACTCAGAAAAAGATAAGGCGTTACAAATTACCTCGCGTATTTTTATTGACGATTTAGAGAAAACGCTTAATGAGCGCTACGGAATTAAAGGAAGAATGGCTACTGAAAATGAACTAAAAGATATAGAGGTTTATATTGAAAAATACATAAGATCAAAATTCATCCTCACGATAAATCAGGAGCAACAAGAATACAAATTCATTGGTAAAAAGTATGACAATGATATTGTTGTGGTCTACTTAGAAATACCTAAGGTTAATTACGCTAAAATAAAATCTATAGCAGCCACAAATGAGGTTCTTGTAGACATGTTTGAGGAGCAGCAAAATGTGGTTCATTTTAAATTTCCTGGCAAAAAGAAAAGTTTCGTGCTTACCCGTGAAAATAATAAAGGAATGTTAAACTTAGATTAA
- a CDS encoding M1 family metallopeptidase: MSKIKYYFTALLFVFAGVLSAQDTEVKEKSAPHGNVNEFKQMYEEFATPNTYRSASGAPGPNYYQQQADYKMDITLDDKNAKIFGEETITYTNNSPDNLEFLWLQLDQNVRTKDTKSDLRNGSAAPFASTVERFSGTFMTAPFDGGFNIEYVKDASGKALPFTINQTMMRVDLPSPLKNKDQVAIKVKWNYNIPDHTVSRARSGYEYFPEDGNRAYVIAQFFPRMAVYSDVEGWQNHQFWGNGEFALPFGDYEVNITVPADHILDGTGELQNTKEVFSKEMMKRYELAKKSYDKPVIIVTQAEAEAAEKGFSDKTKTWKLKAENVRDFGFATSRKFIWDMQAVKVGSKDVMAISMYPKEGNPLWEEYSTKAVAHTLRSYSSHTFDYPYPKAISVHAKNQGMEYPMICWNYGRPEKDGTYSDRVKYGMISVIIHEVGHNFFPMIVNSDERQWGWMDEGLDTFMQYMAEQEFGEAYPAAIAPNDKYPSRRGEPSKIVPYMSGDQEYISPIMSNPENVFQLGNNAYGKPATALNILRETVMGRELFDHAFKTYSHRWMFKHPTPEDFFRTMEDASAVDLDWYWRGWFYTTNFVDIGVGNVKKYVVTDKPTAKMKEYAAARNQDIKDLPPLVYLAEEGSEDYDDALRGKMASEVSKPLKEFMMDNMTPAERTAVKEPKFFYEVTFTKPGGIPMPLIVEYTYADGSKENITYPPQIWRKNPKEVTRMLSLQKELTSVVVDPKAETADIDTTNNSWPKKEEQSDFDKFKNDQED, encoded by the coding sequence ATGAGCAAAATTAAGTACTACTTTACAGCACTTTTGTTTGTGTTTGCAGGTGTTCTAAGCGCACAAGACACAGAAGTTAAAGAAAAATCAGCGCCACATGGCAATGTTAATGAATTCAAACAGATGTACGAAGAGTTTGCAACTCCGAATACGTACAGATCTGCATCTGGAGCTCCAGGTCCTAATTATTACCAGCAGCAAGCTGATTATAAGATGGACATTACGCTAGATGATAAAAATGCAAAAATATTTGGTGAAGAAACCATCACCTATACCAACAATTCTCCAGATAATTTAGAGTTTTTATGGTTGCAATTAGATCAGAACGTACGTACAAAAGATACGAAGTCTGATTTAAGAAATGGGTCAGCAGCACCTTTTGCTAGTACTGTAGAACGTTTTTCAGGAACTTTTATGACGGCACCTTTTGATGGGGGTTTTAATATTGAGTATGTTAAAGATGCAAGTGGTAAAGCATTACCTTTTACCATCAACCAAACCATGATGCGTGTAGACTTGCCATCACCTTTAAAAAATAAAGATCAAGTTGCTATAAAAGTAAAATGGAACTATAATATTCCAGATCATACCGTAAGCAGAGCACGTTCTGGTTATGAGTATTTTCCTGAAGATGGGAACCGCGCATATGTAATTGCACAGTTTTTTCCAAGAATGGCAGTTTATAGTGATGTAGAAGGATGGCAAAACCATCAATTCTGGGGGAATGGCGAATTCGCACTTCCTTTTGGAGATTATGAAGTAAATATTACTGTGCCTGCAGATCATATTTTAGATGGTACAGGAGAACTTCAGAATACAAAAGAGGTTTTCTCTAAAGAAATGATGAAGCGTTATGAGTTGGCTAAAAAATCTTATGATAAGCCAGTAATCATCGTTACACAAGCAGAGGCAGAAGCAGCAGAAAAAGGTTTTTCTGATAAAACAAAAACATGGAAGCTGAAAGCTGAAAATGTTCGTGATTTTGGTTTCGCAACGTCAAGAAAGTTTATCTGGGACATGCAAGCGGTAAAAGTAGGAAGCAAAGATGTAATGGCTATTTCTATGTATCCAAAAGAAGGAAATCCATTATGGGAAGAATATTCTACAAAGGCAGTAGCACATACCTTAAGATCATATTCTTCACACACGTTTGATTATCCTTATCCAAAAGCAATTTCGGTACATGCAAAAAATCAAGGGATGGAATATCCTATGATATGCTGGAATTATGGTAGACCAGAAAAAGATGGGACCTATTCTGACCGCGTTAAATACGGAATGATTAGTGTAATTATTCATGAAGTAGGACATAACTTTTTCCCGATGATTGTAAACTCTGATGAACGTCAGTGGGGATGGATGGATGAAGGTTTAGATACTTTTATGCAATACATGGCAGAACAAGAATTTGGAGAAGCTTATCCTGCAGCAATTGCGCCAAATGATAAATATCCTTCTAGAAGAGGAGAGCCTTCTAAGATTGTGCCTTACATGAGTGGAGATCAGGAGTACATATCGCCAATTATGTCTAACCCAGAAAATGTATTTCAATTGGGGAACAATGCCTATGGTAAGCCTGCTACAGCATTAAATATTCTTAGAGAAACAGTAATGGGAAGAGAATTGTTTGATCATGCCTTCAAAACATATTCTCATAGATGGATGTTTAAGCACCCTACTCCTGAAGATTTTTTCCGTACGATGGAAGATGCATCTGCAGTAGATTTAGATTGGTACTGGAGAGGTTGGTTTTACACCACCAACTTTGTTGATATAGGTGTTGGTAATGTTAAGAAGTATGTAGTTACCGATAAGCCAACGGCAAAAATGAAAGAATACGCTGCGGCTAGAAATCAAGATATAAAAGATTTACCACCATTAGTATACTTAGCGGAGGAAGGATCAGAAGATTATGATGATGCTTTAAGAGGTAAGATGGCATCAGAAGTTTCTAAGCCATTGAAAGAATTTATGATGGATAACATGACTCCAGCAGAGAGAACGGCTGTTAAAGAACCTAAGTTTTTCTATGAAGTTACGTTTACGAAACCAGGAGGTATTCCAATGCCATTAATTGTAGAGTATACTTATGCAGATGGTTCTAAAGAGAACATTACATACCCTCCACAAATATGGAGAAAGAACCCAAAAGAGGTTACACGTATGCTTTCATTACAGAAAGAATTGACAAGTGTTGTCGTAGATCCAAAAGCTGAAACAGCAGATATTGATACGACCAATAACTCTTGGCCTAAGAAAGAGGAGCAGTCAGATTTTGATAAGTTTAAAAACGATCAGGAAGACTAA
- a CDS encoding carboxypeptidase-like regulatory domain-containing protein — translation MQNVSTKKATITDDYGFFALAVRLSDTVVFSSVQLKKKEIIITQAILESKRLLVPLEEAENELQEVVVMPYNLSGDLTKDARGLKQSVVCSSTLGLPNTHVVKMTYNERKLLEADRGTIIKVLPLGFAINTHKLLNRISGRTNMLKDRIIREEKNNAVAQLLAYYPDSIISKNLKIPDLQLHEFVYFCEADENFDALLESENQLLVWEFLERKSKVFLKTE, via the coding sequence GTGCAAAATGTTTCTACCAAGAAAGCTACCATAACAGATGACTATGGCTTCTTTGCGCTAGCCGTGCGTTTATCGGATACGGTCGTATTTTCGTCCGTACAATTAAAAAAGAAAGAAATTATAATCACCCAAGCTATTTTAGAAAGCAAGCGGCTTCTAGTTCCTTTAGAAGAGGCTGAAAATGAATTGCAAGAAGTGGTGGTGATGCCCTATAATTTATCAGGAGATTTAACTAAAGATGCGCGCGGATTAAAGCAGTCTGTGGTGTGTTCTTCTACTTTAGGTTTGCCCAATACTCATGTGGTGAAAATGACCTATAATGAGCGGAAATTATTGGAGGCAGATCGGGGCACCATAATTAAAGTTCTCCCGCTAGGTTTTGCTATAAATACACATAAATTATTAAATAGAATTTCGGGTCGTACGAACATGTTAAAAGATCGCATTATCAGAGAGGAAAAGAATAATGCGGTAGCACAACTATTGGCTTATTATCCAGATTCTATTATTTCAAAAAACCTTAAAATTCCAGACCTGCAACTACATGAGTTTGTATATTTTTGTGAAGCAGATGAGAATTTTGACGCGTTATTAGAATCGGAGAATCAATTACTTGTTTGGGAGTTTTTAGAGCGCAAAAGCAAAGTGTTCTTAAAAACAGAATAA